In the genome of Raphanus sativus cultivar WK10039 chromosome 4, ASM80110v3, whole genome shotgun sequence, one region contains:
- the LOC108852779 gene encoding F-box/kelch-repeat protein At2g44700, which translates to MSQSQFSSLPEDIAWQILARVPKRKYPLLACVSKNFTYLVRSPEIHKIRSLLRKDSLYLCFMDKTNRPQTPHWFTLRRRTENNDDQFVSADLGFPDHDESNFSLIAYGPEIFFIGGVHVHSSSLWVFDSRSEEFRQGPSMNVTRVYKSVGLVGSKICVVGGNMAGDIQAESFDLRTQTAWEPAPDPEEDMSWLSAAAVSLDRKVCALMLVGAYTLCYDPRDGSCTSFKIKIAEWWKTGACVIDNVLYIYYSRFGLMWYDSKRTRWRVVTGLDDLKRIRSVGMAEYYGKLALLWKEHDGGATKEIWCRMIALDRSGDGISGTAEESSQLLGSVPRCFRLHRVLSVSD; encoded by the coding sequence ATGTCGCAGTCGCAGTTTTCCTCGCTCCCTGAGGACATAGCGTGGCAAATCCTAGCCCGTGTGCCGAAACGCAAATACCCACTCCTCGCTTGCGTCTCCAAGAACTTCACTTATCTTGTTCGCTCGCCGGAGATTCACAAGATTCGCTCTCTCCTCCGCAAAGATTCCCTCTACCTCTGCTTCATGGACAAAACCAACCGTCCCCAGACCCCACACTGGTTCACTCTGCGCAGAAGAACCGAGAATAACGATGATCAGTTCGTCTCCGCCGATCTTGGGTTTCCTGATCACGACGAGTCCAACTTCTCGCTCATCGCATATGGTCCGGAGATTTTCTTTATAGGCGGAGTACACGTTCACTCGTCAAGCTTGTGGGTCTTCGACTCTCGCTCCGAAGAGTTTCGCCAAGGACCGAGCATGAACGTGACCCGAGTGTACAAGAGCGTGGGGTTAGTCGGGAGCAAGATATGCGTGGTGGGAGGCAACATGGCCGGTGACATTCAAGCCGAGTCGTTTGACCTAAGGACGCAGACGGCTTGGGAGCCAGCGCCGGATCCCGAGGAAGATATGTCGTGGCTCTCGGCAGCCGCGGTGTCGTTAGACAGGAAGGTTTGCGCGTTAATGCTCGTTGGAGCCTACACTCTTTGCTACGACCCTAGGGATGGTTCTTGCAcgtcttttaaaataaaaatcgctGAGTGGTGGAAAACAGGTGCATGCGTGATCGACAATGTGCTCTACATTTACTACTCTCGGTTCGGGTTGATGTGGTACGACTCTAAGAGGACGCGGTGGAGAGTGGTAACTGGTTtggatgatctcaaaaggatTCGATCCGTTGGGATGGCGGAGTACTATGGAAAGTTGGCGCTTTTGTGGAAAGAGCATGATGGTGGTGCAACGAAGGAGATTTGGTGTAGGATGATTGCTTTGGATAGGAGTGGAGATGGGATCAGTGGGACTGCAGAAGAATCGTCTCAGCTTCTGGGGAGTGTCCCTCGTTGCTTTAGATTGCACCGTGTTCTATCTGTTTCAGACTAG
- the LOC108852809 gene encoding F-box/kelch-repeat protein At2g44700-like gives MSQSQFSSLPEDITWQVLARVPKCKYPLLACASKNLALRVRSREIHKIRSLLDKDSLYLCFMNKQDLAQDRRWFTLRSRRTPSEENQFVSINVVLPGHHNLRPSIVSHGPEIFFICKPLFITSPSSFLIFDSRSGVLRQGPSMHVNRTYKTVGVVGRKIYVVGGVRSDENVAESFDLRTQTAWETAPIPGERMSWLTTAAVSLDRKVCALMLGGDYAVCYDTKDGSCESFDLPEDRWWKAGACVMDNVLYVYYARFGLMWYDTELMLWRVVSGLDDLKKVRSVGMAEYYGKLALLWKEHDGFSADKKEIWCRMIALGRCEEGVSGAAESAKLLGCVPRGSRLDHCLSVSD, from the coding sequence ATGTCGCAGTCACAGTTCTCCTCGCTGCCTGAGGACATCACGTGGCAAGTGTTAGCCCGCGTGCCGAAATGCAAATACCCACTCCTCGCTTGCGCCTCCAAGAACTTGGCTCTTCGTGTTCGCTCCCGGGAGATTCACAAGATCCGCTCTCTCCTCGACAAAGACTCGCTCTACCTCTGCTTCATGAACAAACAAGATCTCGCTCAAGACCGGCGTTGGTTCACTCTCCGCAGCAGAAGAACTCCGAGCGAGGAGAACCAGTTCGTCTCCATCAACGTCGTGCTTCCTGGTCATCACAACCTCAGGCCCTCGATCGTCTCCCACGGTCCGGAGATCTTCTTTATCTGCAAACCGCTCTTTATAACGTCGCCGTCAAGCTTTTTGATCTTTGATTCCCGATCCGGCGTGCTTCGGCAAGGTCCCAGCATGCACGTGAACCGAACGTACAAGACCGTGGGGGTAGTCGGACGTAAGATCTACGTAGTGGGAGGAGTGAGATCTGACGAGAACGTCGCCGAGTCGTTTGACCTGAGGACGCAGACGGCTTGGGAGACAGCGCCGATTCCCGGGGAAAGAATGTCGTGGCTCACGACCGCCGCGGTGTCACTAGACAGGAAGGTTTGTGCGTTGATGCTCGGTGGAGACTACGCTGTTTGCTACGATACCAAGGATGGTTCTTGCGAGAGTTTCGATTTGCCTGAGGATAGGTGGTGGAAAGCTGGTGCTTGTGTGATGGACAATGTGCTCTACGTTTACTACGCTAGGTTCGGGTTGATGTGGTACGACACTGAGCTGATGCTGTGGAGGGTGGTGAGTGGTTTGGATGATCTCAAAAAGGTTCGGTCCGTTGGTATGGCGGAGTACTATGGAAAGTTGGCGCTTCTGTGGAAAGAGCATGATGGTTTTAGTGCTGACAAGAAGGAGATTTGGTGTAGAATGATTGCTTTGGGTAGGTGTGAAGAAGGGGTCAGTGGGGCTGCAGAGTCGGCTAAGCTTCTGGGGTGTGTCCCTCGTGGCTCCAGATTGGACCACTGTCTATCAGTTTCAGACTAA
- the LOC108851769 gene encoding uncharacterized protein LOC108851769 isoform X1, with the protein MSFWSIVLPPSSPCLSANLVKPLTGDRYLVRASSSDVPDFLSADWLESRRKRPFGPRLDFSAEDAVQHQLDALKYNDHPRYDYGIEVMYRFAGFDPFERSTYFGPFFDLGQFERFRRIFHHSSYRVLLGHKDRKILSSLLVEENRFKQRIWIQGTRPEEEEIFEFTMFQRIGGSWDGYWLTESLLHDGDVFSGGMAY; encoded by the exons atgtcgttttggtCTATCGTTcttcctccatcttctccttgtctGTCTGCTAACCTCGTCAAGCCTCTCACTGGCGATCGTTACCTCGTTCGAGCTTCTTCTTCCGATGTTCCCGATTTCCTCTCTGCGGATTG GCTGGAGAGTCGTAGGAAACGTCCTTTTGGCCCCAGACTTGAT TTTAGTGCGGAAGATGCTGTTCAACACCAGCTTGATGCATTAAAGTATAACGACCATCCTCGTTATGATTACGGCATCGAGGTCATGTATcgg tttgcTGGATTCGACCCGTTTGAGAGATCCACCTATTTTGGTCCTTTCTTTGATCTAGGACAG TTTGAAAGGTTTCGGCGTATTTTTCACCACTCGTCTTACCGTGTGCTGCTTGGTCACAAGGATAGAAAGATCTTAAGCAGTTTGCTCGTTGAAGAG AACCGTTTCAAGCAGAGGATTTGGATTCAAGGAACTCGGCCTGAGGAAGAAGAGATATTTGAATTTACAATGTTCCAG CGGATAGGCGGTTCATGGGATGGTTATTGGTTGACAGAGAGCTTGCTTCATGATGGAGATGTCTTTTCAGGAGGGATGGCTTACTGA
- the LOC108851769 gene encoding uncharacterized protein LOC108851769 isoform X2 — translation MFPISSLRIGWRVVGNVLLAPDLIAEDAVQHQLDALKYNDHPRYDYGIEVMYRFAGFDPFERSTYFGPFFDLGQFERFRRIFHHSSYRVLLGHKDRKILSSLLVEENRFKQRIWIQGTRPEEEEIFEFTMFQRIGGSWDGYWLTESLLHDGDVFSGGMAY, via the exons ATGTTCCCGATTTCCTCTCTGCGGATTG GCTGGAGAGTCGTAGGAAACGTCCTTTTGGCCCCAGACTTGAT TGCGGAAGATGCTGTTCAACACCAGCTTGATGCATTAAAGTATAACGACCATCCTCGTTATGATTACGGCATCGAGGTCATGTATcgg tttgcTGGATTCGACCCGTTTGAGAGATCCACCTATTTTGGTCCTTTCTTTGATCTAGGACAG TTTGAAAGGTTTCGGCGTATTTTTCACCACTCGTCTTACCGTGTGCTGCTTGGTCACAAGGATAGAAAGATCTTAAGCAGTTTGCTCGTTGAAGAG AACCGTTTCAAGCAGAGGATTTGGATTCAAGGAACTCGGCCTGAGGAAGAAGAGATATTTGAATTTACAATGTTCCAG CGGATAGGCGGTTCATGGGATGGTTATTGGTTGACAGAGAGCTTGCTTCATGATGGAGATGTCTTTTCAGGAGGGATGGCTTACTGA